The stretch of DNA CCTCCAAGCTCAACTGGGCTTGGCCATTGCTGAACGAGATGCCCTTGGCAATAAGCTCGAAATAACAAAGTCCGAGTCGGAAACAACAAGGGCTGGTGCTGAAAGAAGGTAGCCCGGTATAGGGCTGATGTTGAGGCGGTCGAGGCCCGCCCGAAAGTCACTGTTGAGTATGCAAAGAGGTTGTCTCGAAAGGGGACCTTCGAAGAGCCCGAGGTTTTAACCTGTCGGCAGAGATCGAAGAAGCAAAAAGGCTTAAGGCCGAAGCCAAGAAGCTTGCTGAACCCGAGGGTGAAGAAACCTCTGAGGGCTCCGACGAACCCGAAGATGGAGAAGACCCCGACGACTCTGGTGATGAGGGGGGTTCTAGTGGAGATCAAGCGTAGGTACCTTAGGAATTTTTGTTTGTGTTTTTATATTTTGTACATTTATTTTGTCGAGGCCTTTTtcattggcctttgtaaagacattCTGAATGTATATATAGGGTTTTTTCCCTTTTAGCAATTTTTCAAGTCTATTACCTTTAGCCTTTTTTTTAcaattgcaaagatttcaaatgccttgGCACGGAATCAGACGTAGAAATAAGTTATTTTTCGAAGGTCTGAACAAGACTTACTCTCGATGCAAGTTTTGTTTGAAACTTGTGGGGGCTCGGAatgaccggaagctttccccaaaatgcttgtttaaatatttttaggctataattttgccgagggtaacctttgaaccggtttggaattttgaaggccttatgttttgattacgggcttcagacgtctccgagccgctTTTAGGGTGGTCGTAGCCCTTTAGGTTTGGacgttgcctaataggtcttgtgcctcTAGGTTTCGATAACCCGAGCCGTCTGAATTTATCAAGGACGGTAGTCACCGAGTAGGGGGAAGCCCTTTGGGATCGGATAGGGGTGGCCCTTGGTCTCGATAATTCTCGGGCAGGAGTAacccttaggctcgatacttttaagaagcaaaaaaggttttttttagcaaggtagaaactttctttcatttttgtaCGTAACGTACAAGATTGTACAAAAGCTCGTATTGTGGCCGGTGTGATCTACGCgagcacggttcatttgaccgtttggcccttacaatgaatcctaactaCCGAGCCTAGATTGATTGAGCATAGAGTTTCCTTCCATGCTAAAAATCATGACCTAAGGGTGATGGTccccagtatttgaggtcgaTCGTTGAGGGATTGGATACTGTTGATGTGACCATCGACTCTGATTCAAAATcggtcttcgattctaagttagcacgatccattgtcgcctcgttaaaaaccttatcgaaaaatccatttgggacaaaaccggttcaagggaaaaagagtgcaacgcgtgctagTCCTTTGGTTCAT from Nicotiana tomentosiformis chromosome 11, ASM39032v3, whole genome shotgun sequence encodes:
- the LOC138902054 gene encoding uncharacterized protein, with protein sequence MVINDQTSQVQQKIDRIDQLLAEMNKVQAMADVWKGKMDRLASEKETAREQLPLVEVQLRVAKEKADAWARQNEDLQAQLGLAIAERDALGNKLEITKSESETTRAGDLRRARGFNLSAEIEEAKRLKAEAKKLAEPEGEETSEGSDEPEDGEDPDDSGDEGGSSGDQA